From the genome of Aspergillus fumigatus Af293 chromosome 1, whole genome shotgun sequence, one region includes:
- a CDS encoding CAP domain-containing protein, translating to MRYSWLIGAVCAAGALAKPVDKRSYVTDWTIVTVTETITLPYQPPPTSTPAYSPIQAVQLTQTVTTVDPAPAPAPVEPETSSASPIPTTEAVNTAPVGVVEELPGAAAWASAWTSAWTSAWTSAWTSSAPEAAQPTTLATSTSTTAPASVPTAAGSNAYQSAVLYNHNIHRSNHSASSMTWNTTLESSAYELASRCVYQHDTDIGGGGYGQNIGYGVSADEIGVMITNLMYNDEFGYYDGLYGQANPDMTYFEKWGHFSQIVWKSSVSVGCATVVCNSLGNVDSSQPSPFTVCNYYPPGNFAGEYADNVLAPLGHAFYSA from the exons ATGCGTTACTCGTGGTTGATCGGCGCCGTCTGCGCTGCAGGTGCTCTCGCCAAACCTGTCGACAAACGGTCTTACGTTACCGATTGGACTATCGTGACCGTCACAGAGACCATCACCCTCCCTTATCAGCCTCCCCCAACCTCAACTCCGGCCTACTCCCCCATCCAGGCGGTCCAGCTCACTCAGACAGTCACCACCGTCGaccctgcccctgcccctgctccTGTGGAGCCTGAAACTTCATCCGCCTCCCCTATCCCGACCACTGAGGCTGTCAATACAGCTCCGGTTGGTGTAGTAGAGGAATTGCCTGGGGCTGCTGCTTGGGCTTCGGCTTGGACATCGGCTTGGACATCTGCTTGGACATCTGCTTGGACCTCATCGGCTCCTGAGGCTGCGCAACCCACTACCCTTGCTACTTCGACCTCTACCACTGCCCCCGCTAGTGTTCCTACCGCTGCTGGCTCGAATGCTTACCAGTCTGCCGTCCTATACAACCACAATATCCACCGTAGCAACCACTCGGCCAGCTCCATGACCTGGAACACCACCCTCGAGTCCAGCGCCTATGAGCTTGCCTCACGATGTGTCTACCAGCATGACAC TGACATCGGCGGTGGTGGCTATGGTCAGAACATCGGATACGGTGTTTCGGCTGACGAGATCGGAGTCATGATCACCAATCTGATGTACAACGATGAGTTCGGCTACTATGATGGTCTGTATGGCCAGGCCAACCCTGACATGACTTATTTCGAGAAGTGGGGCCATTTCTCGCAGATCGTGTGGAAGAGCTCTGTCTCTGTCGGCTGCGCTACTGTCGTTTGCAATTCCCTCGGCAACGTGGACTCGAGTCAGCCATCGCCCTTCACCGTCTGCAACTACTACCCTCCTG GTAACTTTGCGGGTGAATACGCTGACAACGTCCTCGCTCCGCTTGGACACGCCTTCTACTCGGCGTAA